One window of Manihot esculenta cultivar AM560-2 chromosome 17, M.esculenta_v8, whole genome shotgun sequence genomic DNA carries:
- the LOC122722223 gene encoding zinc finger MYM-type protein 1-like — protein MEDDYRTRLSTVVSVARILLEEGLPFRGHDESAESLHRGNFLEHISWVCKREENVNKVMGKNALGNNQLTSPTIQRDIIECCAMETRKIILNELGEKKFTLLVDEARDCSVKEQMSLVLRFVNDKGMVLERFLGLVHVNETSAKVLKNAIDTFFAKHDLSLAKLRGQGYDGAANMSGEFNGLKTLILKENKNAHYIHCFAHQLQLVVVTASHESESVGGDDRARDPERSVEVSREVMVQRRDVSLQVNMDEESMGESEDDAQAKDFRISSSGEVEVDPSMLTQGGRDRNAEWV, from the exons ATGGAAGATGATTATCGCACTCGATTGTCAACGGTTGTAAGTGTTGCTCGAATACTTTTAGAGGAAGGTTTGCCTTTTAGAGGACATGATGAATCTGCAGAGTCACTCCACCGAGGTAATTTTCTAGAACATATTAGTTGGGTATGCAAGCGAGAAGAAAATGTAAATAAAGTGATGGGAAAGAATGCTCTAGGAAATAATCAATTGACTTCTCCTACGATTCAAAGGGATATTATTGAATGTTGTGCAATGGAAACGAGAAAGATCATATTGAATGAGCTAGGGGAGAAGAAGTTTACTCTTTTGGTTGATGAAGCCCGAGATTGTTCAGTAAAGGAGCAAATGTCTTTGGTGTTGAGATTTGTTAATGACAAAGGAATGGTTTTGGAACGTTTTCTTGGATTGGTTCATGTGAATGAGACTTCTGCAAAAGTTCTAAAAAATGCTATTGATACTTTTTTTGCCAAGCATGATTTATCACTTGCAAAACTCAGAGGGCAAGGTTACGATGGAGCTGCAAACATGAGCGGTGAATTTAATGGGTTAAAAACACTCATtctaaaagaaaacaaaaatgcaCATTATATTCATTGTTTTGCCCACCAACTTCAGTTAGTTGTTGTGACTGCTTCACATGAATCAGAGAGTGTAG GTGGAGATGACAGAGCAAGAGACCCTGAAAGGTCTGTTGAAGTCAGCAGAGAAGTtatggtgcagaggagggatgttagTCTGCAAGTGAACATGGATGAGGAAAGTATGGGAGAGTCTGAAGATGACGCCCAGGCTAAGGATTTTAGGATCTCTAGTTCAGGCGAAGTtgaagttgatccctccatgctga cgcaaggtGGTCGGGATCGAAATGCAGAATGGGTCTGA